Genomic window (Rossellomorea aquimaris):
TCTTTGTCCGTTATTTCATCTCCTTCTGGAACATTCGGTACATCACCCGTACCCCTTACTTCATCCGGATAATGAATGGTTTCCATTACCAGTGTATTTTCATATACCCTAACGATGGAGAGTTGTTCTTTCGACCTCATCGTGATTTTTGCGATACCTACTTTTCCTGATTCCTGAAGAGCTTTTCGCAATAATGAATATGCTTTTTTCCCTCCATCATTAGGAGAAACGAAATAACTCCGATCAAAGAATATCGGGTCGATTTCCTCCATTTTGATAAAGTCCACTATTTCCACTGCTTTATCCCCGTTCGCTTCCTTCAATTCCTTCAATTCCTCTTCTTCAAGAACGACATATGTCCCTTTCGTCACTTCGTAGCCTTTAACGATGTCGTCATGCCCGATTTCTTTTTCACAAGCTGGGCATACTTTTTCATATTTAATCGGTGTATGACATTCTTTATGAAGTGAACGAAGCTTAATATCACGATCTTCTGTAGCAGAATGAAGTTTAATGGGGATGTTAACCAGTCCAAAACTAATTGAGCCTTTCCAAATCGTATGCATATATCAATACCCTCCTTCACATAAACTAATCCCTTATCGTTATCATTTAGTTGTCCGATACTCTTCATTCCCTTAAACATCTGGAAATAAATAAACTCTCATTGGTCACACTAATACTAAAAATCAGGTGAATAGATATGAAACCGATGCTTCCTACCTTATATGATGATCTCCCTGAAAATGAGGACTGGCTATATGAAGTGAAATATGATGGATTTCGCGGAATTCTCTACGTTCATTCTGAGAATCAGATAAGTCTTCAAAGTCGAAACGGGAGGGAATTGCTCCCACACTTCCCGGAAATTGAAGAACAGATTAAAACTTTACTCAATGAGAGAGACTTACCTACCCCTTTCATTTTGGATGGAGAGATTGCCATATTACGCTCTTCCTTCAGCAGTGAATTCTTTGAATTGCAGGTAAGAGGCAGAACGCGCAATAAGCAGAGAATCGACCATGCTGCAGCCGGGAGACCCGTTAAATTTCTGGCATTCGATTTACTTCAGTATGGGAAGAAATCATTTGCCCCCGAAGCTTACCTTACAAGAAAAGAAAAATTGAAAGAGGTTTTTACCTTTCTTCAATTGCCGTTAGAACCGTCCCCTTCTCGCCCTTCTTCCCTTCAAATGGTCCCCTATTTCAAGGATTCGCACGAAATATGGGAACTTGTAGAAAAAGATGAAGGTGAGGGTGTTGTCGCCAAGAGGAAGAATGGTAAGTGGGAAGCGGGTAAACGAGGTACGAGTTGGGTTAAATCCAAGAATTGGAAATACTGTCACTGTTTTATTACTGCGTTGGATGAAACGAACGATTACTTTCACATTGGCGTTTTCGATAACGAAAAGATTATTCCTATTGGATCATTTCACTTTGGTCTTTCTCGTGAAGAGAAAAAAACATTAAAAGCAATGATCAAAAAGAATAGTACGAAGAATGAGCAATCCATTTATTACATAGACCCTGCTATAATCGTGGAAATTTCATATTTGAATTGGTATGAGGGTCAACTGAGAGAACCACATTTTCGTCGATTTCTATTCTCCATTCCTCCAGAATCTTGCACAATGGAGAAATTCATGCTGGACGAAGCATCCCTTCCGCGTGGGGTTGAAATCACTCATCCAAATAAGGAATTATTTCAGAAAGTCTCAATGACTAAGCTTGATTACGTTCGGTACCTTCGGAGAATGTCCGTCGCTATTTTGCCTTTCCTGCAGGATAGGCCATTGACTTGTATTCGTTTTCCACACGGGCTCTTTGGTGAATCATTTTATCAAAAAAATACGCCTGATTACGCCCCTTCATTTATTGAAAGGTACAAGGAGGACAACATCGACTATACGGTATGCAATAACTTGGAGACATTGATTTGGCTTGGAAATCAGCTTGCATTGGAATTTCACATTCCTTTCCAAAGGACGAAGGATACATCTGTCAACGAAGTGGTCTTTGACTTAGATCCACCCAGCAGGGATCAATTCTCCCTGGCGGTTAAAGCGGCTTCCATTATGAAAGAACTATTCGACCGACTCAACCTGCATAGTTTTGTGAAAACGTCAGGAAATAAGGGACTGCAAGTGTATATTCCCATACCACCGGGATACACATGGAAGGACACCGGCTTGTTTACTGAATTCATTGCACACTACCTTGTGACCAATTATCCCGAGGATTTTACGATCGAGCGTTTAAAAAAGAACCGAAAAGGCAGGTTATACGTGGACTACATTCAGCATGGAGAAGGGAAAACCATCATTGCTCCCTATTCGTTAAGGGGGAATGAGGATGCTTTAGTCGCGACTCCCCTCTGGTGGTATGAAGTAAATGAGGACCTCCATCCAGAACACTTTACAATAGATGTTGTTTTGCAAAGGTTCCAGCAAATGGGTTGTCCCTTTACTAAATTCGAATGGGTAAAAGAATTTCAGCCATTTGATAACGTGATCCAATTTTTGAAACAGCAATCCAACGACAAAAAAAAGAGTGTCCCAAAAGCTTAGCTTTTGGGACACTCTCACCTGAGCTTACACAAGCTCAGGCTTTGTATTCGTTTAGGCACTCATAAATACTTTACTATCGACAATTGATTTGGCATGATTTTGAAGCAGTTCGTACGTTCCTTCTTCAGTAAAATCCTGTCTCGAAATCTCACGATAATCTTCAGGATGTGTGATAGACAATTCAAATTGGGCCTGGTAGAGATATGTTGCATTCCCGATCAACTCCATATTATATTGCCCTTCACCTAATTTATTCACCACGACACGTACTTTTCCACCGTTATTAAATACATCTATTTCCTTGCCGAACTCATTCTGATCGAGTAAGCATGTCACAAGGCAGGAAGCAGACATAGCCGTTCCACAAGCATTTGTAAAGCCTACTCCCCTTTCGAAGGTACGAACATAAATCGCACCTTTTTCTAATGGATGGACAAAACTTACATTGACTCCATCAGGAAAGAGATTATTGGGACCATTTACTGTTTCAGCAATCGTCTTCTGTTCATTCGAAAGAATATGTTCTGTGCTTACAACACTAATTAGATGAGGATTTGGCACCGCCAGTGCAGTAAACGATAATCGATCTGAAATTTCAGGAATATTCTCGTCCACTAACGCCTCACGATCCATATTCATCGGCAATTTATCCAATTCAAATAAAACAGGAGAAATTTCAACATTATACGTCGGTATGTTT
Coding sequences:
- a CDS encoding DNA ligase D, producing the protein MKPMLPTLYDDLPENEDWLYEVKYDGFRGILYVHSENQISLQSRNGRELLPHFPEIEEQIKTLLNERDLPTPFILDGEIAILRSSFSSEFFELQVRGRTRNKQRIDHAAAGRPVKFLAFDLLQYGKKSFAPEAYLTRKEKLKEVFTFLQLPLEPSPSRPSSLQMVPYFKDSHEIWELVEKDEGEGVVAKRKNGKWEAGKRGTSWVKSKNWKYCHCFITALDETNDYFHIGVFDNEKIIPIGSFHFGLSREEKKTLKAMIKKNSTKNEQSIYYIDPAIIVEISYLNWYEGQLREPHFRRFLFSIPPESCTMEKFMLDEASLPRGVEITHPNKELFQKVSMTKLDYVRYLRRMSVAILPFLQDRPLTCIRFPHGLFGESFYQKNTPDYAPSFIERYKEDNIDYTVCNNLETLIWLGNQLALEFHIPFQRTKDTSVNEVVFDLDPPSRDQFSLAVKAASIMKELFDRLNLHSFVKTSGNKGLQVYIPIPPGYTWKDTGLFTEFIAHYLVTNYPEDFTIERLKKNRKGRLYVDYIQHGEGKTIIAPYSLRGNEDALVATPLWWYEVNEDLHPEHFTIDVVLQRFQQMGCPFTKFEWVKEFQPFDNVIQFLKQQSNDKKKSVPKA
- the dapF gene encoding diaminopimelate epimerase — protein: MNLNLIKCHGSGNDFLLIDEMTNGYEFTEEARQNLALALCDRKSGIGADGILFVMSSEHCDAQMRVFNADGSEASMCGNGLRCVGRYVCELFDKTTIVIQTMKADLRVSAQEAIYENIPTYNVEISPVLFELDKLPMNMDREALVDENIPEISDRLSFTALAVPNPHLISVVSTEHILSNEQKTIAETVNGPNNLFPDGVNVSFVHPLEKGAIYVRTFERGVGFTNACGTAMSASCLVTCLLDQNEFGKEIDVFNNGGKVRVVVNKLGEGQYNMELIGNATYLYQAQFELSITHPEDYREISRQDFTEEGTYELLQNHAKSIVDSKVFMSA
- a CDS encoding Ku protein — protein: MHTIWKGSISFGLVNIPIKLHSATEDRDIKLRSLHKECHTPIKYEKVCPACEKEIGHDDIVKGYEVTKGTYVVLEEEELKELKEANGDKAVEIVDFIKMEEIDPIFFDRSYFVSPNDGGKKAYSLLRKALQESGKVGIAKITMRSKEQLSIVRVYENTLVMETIHYPDEVRGTGDVPNVPEGDEITDKELETATMLIDQLTTEFQPENYKDQYRERLSQLIESKQTGEKVVTTKEKEPRENVTDLMAALQASIDSSKPKKTKKQTKKKTTSKKKAQ